A genome region from Physeter macrocephalus isolate SW-GA chromosome 4, ASM283717v5, whole genome shotgun sequence includes the following:
- the KCNA3 gene encoding potassium voltage-gated channel subfamily A member 3: MDEHLSLLRSPPPPPSACHRAHPPQHPASGGGGGGAHTLVNPGYAEPTAGPELPPDMTVVPGDHLLEPEATDGGGDPPQGGCGGGGGCDRYEPLPPALPAAGEQDCCGERVVINISGLRFETQLKTLCQFPETLLGDPKRRMRYFDPLRNEYFFDRNRPSFDAILYYYQSGGRIRRPVNVPIDIFSEEIRFYQLGEEAMEKFREDEGFLREEERPLPRRDFQRQVWLLFEYPESSGPARGIAIVSVLVILISIVIFCLETLPEFRDEKYYTASPSQELFETASNSTSGAPAGASSFSDPFFVVETLCIIWFSFELLVRFFTCPSKATFSRNIMNLIDIVAIIPYFITLGTELAERQGNGQQAMSLAILRVIRLVRVFRIFKLSRHSKGLQILGQTLKASMRELGLLIFFLFIGVILFSSAVYFAEADDPTSGFSSIPDAFWWAVVTMTTVGYGDMHPVTIGGKIVGSLCAIAGVLTIALPVPVIVSNFNYFYHRETEGEEQAQYLHVGSCQHLSPSAEELRKARSNSTLSKSEYMVIEEGDMNHSAFPQTPFKTGNSTATCTTNNNPNSCVNIKKIFTDV; encoded by the coding sequence ATGGACGAGCACCTCAGCCTCCTgcgctcgccgccgccgccgccctccGCCTGCCACCGCGCCCACCCGCCGCAGCACCCcgcgagcggcggcggcggcggcggcgcccacACGCTGGTGAATCCCGGCTACGCAGAGCCCACCGCGGGCCCCGAGCTGCCGCCGGACATGACGGTGGTGCCCGGGGACCACCTGCTGGAGCCGGAGGCGACCGACGGCGGCGGGGACCCGCCTCAGGGCGGctgcggtggcggcggcggctgcgACCGCTACGAGCCGCTGCCGCCCGCGCTGCCCGCCGCCGGCGAGCAGGACTGCTGCGGGGAGCGCGTGGTCATCAACATCTCGGGGCTGCGCTTCGAGACGCAGCTCAAGACCCTCTGCCAGTTCCCGGAGACTCTGCTGGGCGACCCCAAGCGGCGCATGAGGTACTTCGACCCGCTCCGCAATGAGTACTTCTTCGACCGCAACCGGCCCAGCTTCGACGCCATCCTCTACTACTATCAGTCCGGGGGCCGAATCCGCCGGCCGGTCAATGTGCCCATCGACATCTTCTCCGAGGAGATCCGCTTCTACCAGCTGGGCGAGGAGGCCATGGAGAAGTTCCGCGAGGACGAGGGCTTCCTGCGGGAGGAGGAGCGGCCCCTGCCCCGCCGAGATTTCCAGCGCCAGGTGTGGCTGCTCTTCGAGTACCCGGAGAGCTCCGGGCCGGCCCGGGGCATCGCCATCGTGTCCGTGCTCGTCATCCTCATCTCCATCGTCATCTTCTGCCTGGAGACGCTGCCCGAGTTCCGCGATGAGAAGTACTACACCGCCTCTCCGTCGCAGGAGCTGTTCGAGACGGCCAGCAACAGCACGTCGGGGGCCCCCGCGGGAGCCTCCAGCTTCTCGGATCCCTTCTTCGTGGTGGAGACTCTGTGCATCATCTGGTTCTCCTTTGAGCTGCTGGTGCGGTTCTTCACTTGCCCCAGCAAAGCCACCTTCTCGCGAAATATCATGAACCTGATAGACATTGTGGCCATCATCCCTTATTTCATCACTCTGGGCACCGAGCTGGCTGAGCGACAAGGCAATGGACAGCAAGCCATGTCCCTGGCCATCCTGAGGGTCATCCGCCTGGTGAGGGTCTTCCGCATCTTCAAGCTCTCCCGCCACTCCAAGGGGCTGCAGATCCTGGGGCAGACGCTGAAGGCTTCCATGCGGGAGTTGGGGCTGctcatctttttcctctttattggGGTCATCCTTTTCTCCAGCGCCGTCTATTTTGCGGAGGCAGACGACCCCACTTCAGGTTTTAGCAGTATCCCTGATGCCTTCTGGTGGGCTGTGGTAACCATGACGACCGTAGGTTACGGTGACATGCACCCAGTGACCATAGGGGGCAAGATTGTGGGGTCACTCTGTGCCATCGCTGGTGTCTTGACCATTGCTTTGCCAGTCCCTGTGATTGTTTCCAACTTCAATTACTTCTACCACCGAGAGACAGAAGGGGAAGAGCAAGCCCAGTACTTGCACGTGGGAAGTTGCCAGCACCTCTCCCCTTCAGCCGAGGAGCTCCGGAAAGCGAGGAGTAACTCGACGCTAAGTAAGTCGGAGTATATGGTGATCGAAGAGGGGGATATGAACCATAGCGCTTTCCCCCAGACCCCCTTCAAAACGGGCAATTCCACGGCCACCTGCACCACGAACAATAATCCCAACTCCTGTGTCAACATCAAAAAGATATTTACTGATGTTTAA